In Deltaproteobacteria bacterium, the sequence TCTCTTTGATTTTTTTGACAAGCTCTTTGCCTTTGTCCTGATCCACGCCCGCGATAATTTTGCCCGTACATTTACTGAGACCGTCGGCCCCGGGTTCCATCTTCCCCAGATCGATCGATTTTAAAGAGACTCCGCGCTTGACCAATTTTGACTGCAGAATGTCGACCACCGACTTCATTTTAATATCGTTATCGGAAACGATTTGAATCGCCTCTTTTTCAAGAACGATTTTGCTCTTTGTTCCCTTGAAATCAAAACGGGTGACAATCTCTTTCATTGATTGATTCACGGCGTTGTCAATTTCCTGTCGATTGACTTCCGAGACAATATCAAATGAAGGCATAAAACGCTCCGGCGAATTATTTGCCGGCCAAGCTGTTTTTCTTCACGTATTCCCAGATTTTTTTTGTCATCTGGCTGGGGGCAATGGGTGATGATCCGAAAACTTTTTCAACGGTGTCGGTGCAACCTTTGAAAGAAATTGTGTACCCACCGAACGCCGCTTTTTTTCCTGCTGGTTTTTTCGCTGCCATGAAATCCTCCTTGTTGTTTTGCTATTTTAGACAAGGGACTATGGACCACGGACCGCAGTCTGGAGTCAACTCTATTTTTTAGGGGCTTGCGTCGCCCCCTCCACCGGCAAAGCCGGCGGAGCCTCCCCCTCACGTTCGCTTTGCTCACTCGGCAGATTCCACTCCAGCAAGCCTACTCTTCTCTGAAAAATTTTGTAAATTTTATGTCTGTTAAGAAATTTTAATTTGGTCTTCGGTGACGTAACCATTTTGGATGAGCCACGACTTGAGTCGGCTGACATCGGCTTCCAAAAGCAAAAAGCGAGTCTGATGTTTTGGATTCTCCGCCATTTTTAGGGTCATAGTGTCGATGGGGTTGCCGGTTCTGCTTCCATCCCAGTCATATTGTGAATTGATATTAATGAAATCCCGATAAGATAATTGCGCTAACATTTCGAACAGGGGGATTTCTACATTCTGTTTGAGATTAAGACTCACTGTAACCAGTTTGCGGACCGGAAGACGCATTTCAGATGGAAGCCTATCCACGGCTTCAACAGCGGGATAAAGTTGCGGCGGATAGTCTTTGGAGTCGTCACGAAATTTTTTAATCCGAAGTGGGCTTGCAAAGGGATAAGCGGCAATCATTTCCGGTGTGACGGGCTGTGAAGGATTTTGTGCTTTCAATTTTGCTTCCCGCAAGGCAGTGCGCAGATTGTCGATGCCGGCGTGATAGGCGCTGGTTGAAAGTATGTCAGCTAATCGATCATCAAAATGCGTATCCGGAACAAAACCCTCGCTCAAAATACCTCGTTTGGCTTCCTGCAAAAGTCTTGCGGCCGCTTCAGCGGCAAAAACAGGATTGAGGCGCTCGTCAATCTCCGCGTCAATTCTTAAACCATAATGTTTTCCAATAGCCTCCTTGAATTGATAGGGACCCACGGCGTTATCATTGGATCTGTCGTAAATACTCATTCTCGATTCGACAATTGCAATTTTAGCCAGATGCGCGGGAAGGCCGCGGTCGGTAAACTTTTTCTCCAAATGAGGTTGCCATTCGGAATATAAAATGGCGCCTCGATAGATTGACGGATATTCACCACGTTTGCGAAGAAAGCGTTCTCCGTTTTTTGGAACCGCTTTGTTTAGTTCGGCCAACCGCGCATCCACATTTTTTTGGAAAGTAACGCGAGCCAGTCTCAATGCTCTTATATCAAATGGATCTGTTGGAAAAAAATCGGTTGTGGAAATTCCCTCTTTGCTGTCGCGTCCGGCAAAGACAACGGTGCCGTCACTTCCAAAATCAACCGCTCTCCAGTAAGCAATTAATTTTTCAAGACCCGGAATGACATACAATGGTTCAGAAACGGGTTTGTAGTCGGTGATATATTTTTCGGGGCAGGCAACAAAAGGAGCGCGTGGCGAATTTTTGAAAGCCTCAAGCTCTGCAAGACCAACTCCTCCCATTTTTTGTGCCAGTTCCTGAAGTTCTTCGATGGCATTTGGTGGAAGATTTTCCAAAACATTTCTGTTTTGAACATATTCCAAAAATTCTCCCGGATTGCCGGCCAAATAACGAGCTCTTTGCATTAACGGAGGATCTTCTCTCAAGGAACAAAACGCTCTGAGCGATGGTTCGCGCGCCAGTTCGGTAGTATCCAAAACGCCGGGAGAACTTTCGTCATGCAACGCTTCATCAAGTTTGGAATGATCCTGAGGATCCTCAACTCCATCCAATGAAACATGAAAAGGAGGAGAAGCCTGATCCAAAGAAATAACAGTCGCTTTCACCATATCCTCTATAGTTATCGGCAGGCGGCAGGCAGAAGTTGCTTTTTTTCTGGCCATTCAGAACTTGTTATTTTTAAAGGCTTTGTTAGGGTTCGGCTCCTTATGAAAAAGACGCTTCTTTTAAACCCTCCCTCCTTTGACAATTTTGATGGGGGTGCGGGGGCCAGATGGCCTTCCACGCGTGAGACATTTTCTTTTTGGTATCCTATTTGGCTGGCCTATCCCGCAGGTCTGATCGAAGGTAGCCGTCTTTTGGATGCCCCGCCCGCTGGGCTTGGATTTAAAGAGACTGTGGAGATTGCAAAAGACTACGACATGGTGGCCATTTTTACTTCGTCAGCTGGGTATGTTCAGGATTTGAAGTTGGCGCAGATGATGAAAGAACAACGCCCCAATCAGACAATGGTTTTTGTAGGACCTCATGCCGATGTGCTGGCCGACAAAATTTTGAAAGAGGTGTCGTGGATCGACGCGGTTGTTCGTAAAGAAATGGATTA encodes:
- a CDS encoding transglycosylase SLT domain-containing protein; its protein translation is MARKKATSACRLPITIEDMVKATVISLDQASPPFHVSLDGVEDPQDHSKLDEALHDESSPGVLDTTELAREPSLRAFCSLREDPPLMQRARYLAGNPGEFLEYVQNRNVLENLPPNAIEELQELAQKMGGVGLAELEAFKNSPRAPFVACPEKYITDYKPVSEPLYVIPGLEKLIAYWRAVDFGSDGTVVFAGRDSKEGISTTDFFPTDPFDIRALRLARVTFQKNVDARLAELNKAVPKNGERFLRKRGEYPSIYRGAILYSEWQPHLEKKFTDRGLPAHLAKIAIVESRMSIYDRSNDNAVGPYQFKEAIGKHYGLRIDAEIDERLNPVFAAEAAARLLQEAKRGILSEGFVPDTHFDDRLADILSTSAYHAGIDNLRTALREAKLKAQNPSQPVTPEMIAAYPFASPLRIKKFRDDSKDYPPQLYPAVEAVDRLPSEMRLPVRKLVTVSLNLKQNVEIPLFEMLAQLSYRDFININSQYDWDGSRTGNPIDTMTLKMAENPKHQTRFLLLEADVSRLKSWLIQNGYVTEDQIKIS
- a CDS encoding YajQ family cyclic di-GMP-binding protein produces the protein MPSFDIVSEVNRQEIDNAVNQSMKEIVTRFDFKGTKSKIVLEKEAIQIVSDNDIKMKSVVDILQSKLVKRGVSLKSIDLGKMEPGADGLSKCTGKIIAGVDQDKGKELVKKIKEMNLKVQASIQETQVRVTGKNRDDLQTVIANLRATDFPIPLQFINFRE